From the genome of Deferribacteraceae bacterium V6Fe1:
TATGCTCCCGGATCTGAAGCTGCAAAAGGGATAAGCTTATTTAGCAAAAGCCCTACAAAGCCTCCGACAGATGCGCCAATTACCATTGACGGCCCAAAAATCCCCGCACTACCGCCACTCCCGATACTAAAGGACGTAGCCAGGATTTTTGCAAATATCAATATAAAAACAAACCAGATGCTAAGTTCACCCAACATTGCAAGTTCTATTTGTGAATATCCCCCGGACAATGCCTGAGGTATAAAAAAACCTATGATTCCTGTTAAAAATCCACCTATTACCGGCTTAAAATATCTATTTATCTTCCACTCTTTAAAGAAATTATGGGTTGAATAAAATATTTTGACATAGATATAACCAAATAGCGCACAGGCAAATCCCAAAATTGAATAGCCTATTAGTTCAAGCGGGTTAGCAAATCTAAAGTTAGGGGTTGCAAAAAGGGGCTCCCAACCATACATACTACAAAACACGGAATATGCGATAATTGATGTGATTGTGGAGGGGAGCAAAATCTCATATTCCATATCTGAGCTTGAATACAACACCTCGGCTGCAAATATTGCCCCTGCAAGTGGTGAACGGAAAATAGCTCCCACGCCTGCTCCCATCCCCGCAGCTGTCAAAATCCTCTTTTCCCTGTCAGTAAGGTGTAAAAAGTTACCCAAAAAGGATGCAAACCCTGCACCTATTTGCGCAATCGGGCCCTCTCTACCTCCCGAACCCCCTGTCCCGATAGTTATTGCACTGGCTATTGTTTTGACAATGGGCACCTGCCATCTTATAAAACCATTTTTATTATGTATAGCCTCGATCGCCCCGTCGGTCCCATGCCCTTCCGCCTCAGGTGCAAATTTATACACCAAGAAGCCACTTATAAGCCCACCAAACGCAGGCATGATAAATAGCATCCATCTCTTAAATTCAGTTGTGGCATGGCCAAACAGAGAAGGCTCACCGGCGGTCTCTTCTATTCTCAAACCAACAATATAGTCCATAAAGATGTATGAACAACCTTGAAGAAGAGTAAAAAATATAATAGCACCAATACCTGCCACCAATCCTACAATGGTGCCAAGTACAAACCATCTGCCTACAACCGGCAAATTAACCCTTTTAAATACCTTGTTCATCAATAATTTCCTTTTTCAACTGACCACGTATAGTAAAAAAGTTTTTGTATGTCAAAAATATTATCGCAATAGAAGAAAAACTTAAAGAGGAAACTATACAAATCATTATGGCAATTTGATATTTAATAGAAATAATAGGGTCTGTCCCGGAAAGTATCTGCCCTGTCATAAGTCCAGGTAAAAATACAACACCTATGCCGCTCATATTTGTAATGATAGGCAAGCTTGCTGCCCTGATTGATTTGAAAATTTCATCCGATACAGATTCAAAAGGTGTCGCTCCGACACTAATAAGTGTCTCTATTTTTAAAATGTTTGTCTTTATCTCACTAACCAGCCTCTCTATACTCAATGCGCAGGCATTCATAGAATTGCCCAACACCATCCCAGCAATAGGTATAAAGTATCTCGCATCATACCACGGAGAAGTTTTCGCTATAAACAGTAGAAAGAATATGGTAAGCAAAAGTCCTATTAAAAATATCGGGAAAAATACTATTGCAAACTGGTGCTTAATTTTAAAATTTACCTTGCTTACGATAGTATACGTGGCAAATGACGACATAAAAAGATAAATAATAATTATAATTATAAGACTGTTTACTGCAAATATGTATTTAAGCACATAACCAACTATAATAAGTTGGACACTCATCCTGGTTAGTGCCTTTAGAAAGTTTTTTTCATTTCCGGACTTTATTTTTTTTAAAATCAAAAACAAAATAAAAGCCAAGAAGTATACAACAATCATAGACATTAACGATATATCAACAATCTCAGCCTTCATTCTTATCCCTTATAATCTCTAATATAAAGTCATCGTCTATATCGTCTTCAAAAAGTTTGACACCCGCTTTGTCCATAAAGATTTTCACATCGGAATTCTTGATAATCTTTACGGAGTGAGAAACAATGATTATCCCTCTACTCTGATTTTGCTCATTAAGAAAATCAAAAATCACCCCTTCACTATACACATCAAGAGCAGATGTTGGCTCATCAAGTAAAATATATTTCGGATTTAGTAAAATAGAGCGAATTAATGCTATACGCTGTCTCTCACCACCGGAGAGTTGGTTAACATTCTTGTCTAATATCTTTTTAGACAGTTTTAACTTTTGAATAAGTTCGGAAATATAGTCAAAGTTTATCTCAAGATTTTTATGAATCTTTAACTTTTTCAAATCTTCAAAACTGTCTCTTACTACTTTTCCCGTAAGATAAGGCTCCTGCGGCAGATAATTTATTAATGCTCGATGTTTTTGTGGGCTTAATTGCTTTACATTCAATTCATCAAGAAAAATATCACCATTGTATTGAATATTGCCGCTTAAGGCTTTTATAAGCGTGGATTTACCTGCACCGCTTTTACCAAAAATCGTATATATTTTATCGGATTTAAAAGTTAAACTTATATCGCTAAATATATTCTCTACAGAAACAGACTGTAATTTAAGCTCAGATATCGTATTTTTCAAATATAAATATCCCTTTTTTATCTGTATAGCTAATCACCCTACCATTTTCAATACAAACAGCAAGCTCTTGTTTAATTTTTTCAGGCAGCGCGATAAATTTCGCCTCGATTTGTTTGACCTTTTCATCATCTGCATTAAGCCTCTTGGCCCAATCATAAAAGTTGTGCTTTCTCTTAATTTGCACATAATTTAAAAGTCTAAAATTATTGGCATAATTAATTACTTCCTTTACCGTGAGGCTTCTGATATGTGTGTTATCCCTAAAATATTCTATAGTATTCAAATATCCATCCTCTACATCAACTATGCTATCCACCAAAACTAAAATCCCTTTATCTTTAAGTATTCTGTGGGACTCAGAAAAAAATAGCTCTGGATTTTCAAAATGATGCATGGCAATTCTGCAGCTAACAAGATCAAACGTTTGATCTAAAAAAGGGATTTGCATTGCACTGGCACATACGGGAATTAGTCCAAATTCATTTCTTGCGGTATTTAGCATATTAATGCTCAAATCAATGCCAACCTTAAGATTACATTCAAACACTTTGCTGCAATGCCCCGCAGCGGTTGCAATATCGAGTATTAATTCGAACTTTTTATCTTTAAAGTAATTCTTTATAAATGACAAATCTGCACCGGAAGCATGGTCACTACTGTTTAAATAATTTAAACTTGCAAAATCAAAACCCTCTTTCACTCAACATTCTCCAAAAAGTTTTTTATCTCCTCGGTCTGAACATCAAATTCAAGCAAAAATGCATCATGCCCGTAATCCGACTCAATATTGACCCACTTTACATCCCTTTTATGTTTTTTAAGTATATTTACAATCTCTTCAGTTTGATATGTCGGAAATAGAAAGTCAGATGTGAAAGTGATAAAAAGAGATTTTGCATTAATTTTACTTACGGCTTCTTCATATGACCCAAAACCATAAGAAAGGTCAAATATATCCATCGCTTTTATTATATAAAGGTAGCTATTGGCATCAAATCTTTCAGTAAATTTGTAGCCATTGTATCTTAGGTAGTTTTCCACTTCAAAATATCCGTGAAAATCGTAAATACCTTCAAGAGTAGCATATCGTCTGCCAAATTTTTTATGAAAAGAAGTATCGCTCATAAATGTAATATGACCTGCCATTCTGGCTATGGCTAACCCATCTCTTGGAAAACTTTTTCCATAATAGTCACCACCCTGCCAATTAGGATCTTTAGTTATTGCATTTCTTCCGATTGTGTTGAAAGCTATCGCCATAGGTGTAATCCTGCCTGAGGTGGCAATAGGGATTATTGATT
Proteins encoded in this window:
- a CDS encoding ATP-binding cassette domain-containing protein — its product is MKNTISELKLQSVSVENIFSDISLTFKSDKIYTIFGKSGAGKSTLIKALSGNIQYNGDIFLDELNVKQLSPQKHRALINYLPQEPYLTGKVVRDSFEDLKKLKIHKNLEINFDYISELIQKLKLSKKILDKNVNQLSGGERQRIALIRSILLNPKYILLDEPTSALDVYSEGVIFDFLNEQNQSRGIIIVSHSVKIIKNSDVKIFMDKAGVKLFEDDIDDDFILEIIRDKNEG
- a CDS encoding class I SAM-dependent methyltransferase gives rise to the protein MKEGFDFASLNYLNSSDHASGADLSFIKNYFKDKKFELILDIATAAGHCSKVFECNLKVGIDLSINMLNTARNEFGLIPVCASAMQIPFLDQTFDLVSCRIAMHHFENPELFFSESHRILKDKGILVLVDSIVDVEDGYLNTIEYFRDNTHIRSLTVKEVINYANNFRLLNYVQIKRKHNFYDWAKRLNADDEKVKQIEAKFIALPEKIKQELAVCIENGRVISYTDKKGIFIFEKYDI
- a CDS encoding chloride channel protein, with translation MNKVFKRVNLPVVGRWFVLGTIVGLVAGIGAIIFFTLLQGCSYIFMDYIVGLRIEETAGEPSLFGHATTEFKRWMLFIMPAFGGLISGFLVYKFAPEAEGHGTDGAIEAIHNKNGFIRWQVPIVKTIASAITIGTGGSGGREGPIAQIGAGFASFLGNFLHLTDREKRILTAAGMGAGVGAIFRSPLAGAIFAAEVLYSSSDMEYEILLPSTITSIIAYSVFCSMYGWEPLFATPNFRFANPLELIGYSILGFACALFGYIYVKIFYSTHNFFKEWKINRYFKPVIGGFLTGIIGFFIPQALSGGYSQIELAMLGELSIWFVFILIFAKILATSFSIGSGGSAGIFGPSMVIGASVGGFVGLLLNKLIPFAASDPGAYVVVGMAGFFSGIASTPLSTIIMVSEMTGNYHLLVPAMWVSSMSFLLLRKVSIYKSQVDSRSDSPIHKGEFFIRVLQDLKIKDIMRKDPIVIREDMKFMDIVHFIPTTKHNSFPVVDEHYKLIGVLKFEEIREFVFEEGLEDIVVAKEICDTHPDVVFPDNSLADAIEKIGFKNTELLPVVDSEENLKLLGIITRRDIISTYNKVMLKQKDAQKGEF
- the fetB gene encoding iron export ABC transporter permease subunit FetB — its product is MKAEIVDISLMSMIVVYFLAFILFLILKKIKSGNEKNFLKALTRMSVQLIIVGYVLKYIFAVNSLIIIIIIYLFMSSFATYTIVSKVNFKIKHQFAIVFFPIFLIGLLLTIFFLLFIAKTSPWYDARYFIPIAGMVLGNSMNACALSIERLVSEIKTNILKIETLISVGATPFESVSDEIFKSIRAASLPIITNMSGIGVVFLPGLMTGQILSGTDPIISIKYQIAIMICIVSSLSFSSIAIIFLTYKNFFTIRGQLKKEIIDEQGI
- a CDS encoding homoserine O-acetyltransferase produces the protein MKKSVGIVKPQYKTFKDDFFFESGRVLSPITICYETYGQLNEDRSNAILICHALTGDAHAAGYHSVDDQKPGWWDEMIGPGKAFDTDKYFVICQNFLGSCCGTTGPASIDPYTGKPYGLKFPVFTVKDMVKLQKKLIDTLGIQKLLAVAGGSMGGMQALEWAVTFPEKVKSIIPIATSGRITPMAIAFNTIGRNAITKDPNWQGGDYYGKSFPRDGLAIARMAGHITFMSDTSFHKKFGRRYATLEGIYDFHGYFEVENYLRYNGYKFTERFDANSYLYIIKAMDIFDLSYGFGSYEEAVSKINAKSLFITFTSDFLFPTYQTEEIVNILKKHKRDVKWVNIESDYGHDAFLLEFDVQTEEIKNFLENVE